The following are encoded together in the Pseudoalteromonas piscicida genome:
- a CDS encoding UPF0149 family protein produces the protein MHDFSFTAAHQLNLENYFSARKLSIDIAFLQGYLFATCIDPNGIEVEKWLKALTNADPELDESVAFALMALHHEISEQVYETEFQLPWSGETPLDQKINWAEGFLMAATPFYEQLMSSPLADDIKQALQVSTEQLGLFALGEQQLTIYCEKVGQSLTEFQLTQAQLADEFAASYAELVEVAAVNSGLFE, from the coding sequence ATGCACGATTTCTCTTTTACTGCAGCGCATCAGCTGAATTTGGAAAACTACTTTTCTGCGCGCAAGCTTTCTATTGATATCGCTTTTTTACAAGGATATTTATTCGCTACCTGCATAGACCCAAACGGTATAGAGGTCGAAAAGTGGCTTAAAGCTTTGACTAATGCTGATCCCGAGCTGGATGAAAGCGTTGCATTTGCATTGATGGCTTTGCATCATGAGATTTCTGAGCAGGTATATGAAACTGAATTTCAATTACCTTGGAGTGGTGAAACGCCACTTGATCAGAAAATTAATTGGGCCGAAGGATTCTTAATGGCGGCGACGCCCTTTTATGAGCAATTGATGTCCAGTCCGCTCGCTGATGATATTAAACAGGCTTTGCAAGTTAGCACCGAGCAACTGGGGCTTTTTGCACTTGGCGAGCAACAGTTAACGATTTATTGTGAAAAGGTAGGGCAGTCACTGACTGAGTTTCAACTAACTCAAGCGCAATTGGCTGACGAGTTCGCCGCTTCTTATGCTGAGTTAGTTGAAGTTGCCGCCGTTAATAGTGGGTTATTTGAATAA
- the ccoG gene encoding cytochrome c oxidase accessory protein CcoG, producing the protein MENERIKVKNIPSEVKIQKPTGGTEGKSLNSSTPDRFNPRNRIYVRAVSGLHQLLRRRIGFIGMLAFMALPWLNFHGHQAVLFDIFAQKFNIFGMTLWPQDLTIFAFILMIAAFALFLVTTFYGRVWCGYTCPQTVWTFIFIWFEEKFEGTANQRKKLDQRPMDFDKFWRKTAKHGSWILFSLYTAITFVGYFTPIRSLIPDLLTFSAGFYSVISIIVFTICTYGNAGWMREIMCLHICPYSRFQSAMFDKDTFTVAYDSERGESRGPRGRKQDPKELGLGDCIDCNLCVQVCPTGIDIRNGLQYECINCGACIDACDGVMDKMNYPRGLIAYTTERNLESSSEKTKPVRGKLIGYLMILVVITGALVANIAMRKPMDLDIIRDRNQLYRVNIEGLVENTYTLKVINKAQVEQRFSIAITGLSNYQVIGKQEVHLAAGTTLDVPLSVVIDPYDLKKPVTEFEFVLINQDDPEERLAQPTNFFKGR; encoded by the coding sequence ATGGAGAACGAAAGAATCAAGGTTAAAAACATACCGTCTGAAGTAAAAATTCAAAAGCCAACAGGTGGCACTGAAGGGAAATCGCTCAATAGCTCTACTCCCGATCGGTTTAACCCTCGCAATCGCATATATGTCCGAGCGGTGTCAGGTCTACATCAATTGCTAAGAAGGCGTATCGGCTTCATTGGTATGTTGGCATTTATGGCATTACCTTGGTTGAATTTTCACGGTCATCAGGCGGTGTTATTCGATATTTTTGCGCAGAAGTTTAATATTTTCGGCATGACGCTATGGCCACAAGATCTGACTATCTTTGCGTTTATTCTGATGATAGCTGCATTTGCTCTGTTCTTGGTAACCACCTTCTATGGCCGGGTATGGTGCGGCTACACCTGCCCGCAAACTGTTTGGACGTTTATCTTTATTTGGTTTGAAGAAAAGTTTGAAGGAACGGCAAACCAACGGAAAAAACTAGATCAGAGACCAATGGATTTTGACAAGTTTTGGCGAAAAACGGCAAAACACGGCAGCTGGATACTCTTTTCACTCTATACCGCAATCACTTTTGTTGGTTACTTTACCCCAATCCGCTCATTGATCCCTGATTTACTTACTTTTTCAGCTGGCTTCTATTCTGTCATTAGCATCATCGTGTTTACCATTTGTACTTATGGTAATGCGGGTTGGATGAGAGAAATTATGTGTTTACACATCTGTCCTTACTCCCGCTTCCAATCAGCCATGTTTGATAAGGATACGTTTACCGTTGCCTATGATAGCGAACGAGGGGAGAGTCGAGGTCCTCGAGGGCGCAAACAAGATCCAAAAGAGCTAGGTCTAGGTGATTGTATCGATTGCAACCTGTGCGTTCAGGTGTGTCCTACCGGTATAGATATTCGTAATGGCTTGCAATATGAGTGCATCAACTGTGGTGCGTGTATTGATGCCTGTGATGGTGTAATGGACAAGATGAACTACCCGCGTGGATTGATTGCTTATACCACAGAGCGCAATTTAGAATCATCTAGCGAAAAGACCAAACCAGTACGTGGTAAATTAATCGGTTATTTAATGATTCTGGTTGTCATCACAGGCGCATTAGTTGCAAACATTGCGATGCGTAAGCCGATGGATCTTGATATTATTCGTGATAGAAATCAGCTTTATCGTGTCAATATTGAAGGGTTGGTAGAAAACACCTATACCTTGAAAGTGATAAACAAAGCGCAAGTTGAGCAGAGATTTTCTATTGCAATAACGGGTCTCAGTAATTATCAAGTGATTGGTAAGCAAGAGGTGCACTTAGCTGCAGGCACGACATTAGATGTGCCACTCTCTGTTGTGATTGATCCGTATGATTTGAAAAAGCCAGTAACTGAATTTGAGTTCGTGCTTATTAACCAAGACGATCCTGAAGAGCGGCTGGCACAGCCAACCAATTTCTTCAAGGGAAGATAA
- a CDS encoding serine/threonine protein kinase codes for MNDFSFNALTPDLILDAIEALEIYPTTGLLALNSYENRVYQFGAEDGKRYVVKFYRPARWTDEQILEEHEFALAAKEAEVPVVAPLLITGRSLHFHEGYRYTLFPSVGGRQFELDNLDHLEILGRYLGRLHCLSAERAFEYRPELNTQRFFVDAQQALLKSQLVPSHLHTPFVTILEQVINKAASKYRVAKTLRLHGDCHAGNLLWSRDQLMLVDLDDCQQGPAIQDLWMMLNGDRNEQLVQLDTLLTGYEEFMPFDSKELALIEPLRAMRMVNYMAWLAQRWQDPAFERNFSWFATDKYWEQQILALKEQFAALDEPSLSLFP; via the coding sequence ATGAACGATTTTAGTTTTAACGCGCTGACACCGGATCTTATTTTAGATGCGATTGAGGCACTTGAGATATATCCAACAACGGGGTTATTAGCTTTAAACAGCTATGAAAACCGTGTTTATCAATTTGGTGCTGAGGATGGCAAGCGTTATGTGGTGAAGTTTTACCGCCCAGCGCGTTGGACGGATGAACAAATTCTCGAAGAACATGAGTTCGCGCTGGCAGCGAAAGAAGCTGAAGTGCCTGTTGTAGCACCTTTACTTATTACTGGACGTAGCCTGCATTTTCATGAAGGTTATCGGTATACTTTGTTTCCAAGTGTAGGTGGACGCCAGTTCGAGCTAGACAATCTAGACCACTTGGAAATTTTAGGCCGCTACCTTGGACGCCTGCATTGTCTGTCAGCTGAGCGAGCATTCGAATATAGACCAGAACTCAATACCCAGCGTTTTTTTGTTGATGCGCAACAAGCACTGCTAAAAAGCCAGTTAGTGCCTAGTCATTTGCATACTCCATTTGTTACTATTCTTGAGCAAGTTATTAACAAAGCAGCATCAAAGTATCGAGTTGCGAAAACGCTTCGGCTTCATGGTGATTGCCATGCTGGGAATCTGTTGTGGTCCAGAGATCAATTGATGTTGGTGGATCTTGACGATTGTCAGCAAGGCCCTGCAATACAAGACTTGTGGATGATGTTAAATGGAGACCGCAACGAGCAGTTGGTACAGTTAGATACCCTGCTTACGGGTTACGAAGAATTTATGCCGTTTGATTCAAAAGAGCTCGCATTAATTGAGCCATTACGCGCCATGAGAATGGTGAATTATATGGCTTGGTTGGCACAGCGCTGGCAGGATCCTGCATTTGAACGGAACTTTTCTTGGTTTGCGACAGACAAATACTGGGAACAACAGATCCTAGCCTTAAAAGAGCAGTTTGCCGCACTAGATGAACCAAGTTTGAGCCTATTTCCTTAA
- a CDS encoding thiol:disulfide interchange protein DsbA/DsbL, translating to MLKKLRIALVALLLPIAAMASDFTEGEHYTTLATEQSKSQKVTEFFSFYCPHCFRFEPIAKAIEKNLPEGAHFEKSHVNFLRGIPTETQSNLSYAYIIAEQAGKADVIAEKIFNAIHVERNKLLDIKDLKTLMELNGISAEKFDQAVTSIPVISAENNMLKAQEKFSEAGALTGVPTFIVNDKYRIEMKGIKSQEQLDELIAYLLKK from the coding sequence ATGCTAAAAAAATTAAGAATCGCATTAGTCGCACTACTTTTGCCCATTGCTGCGATGGCTTCAGACTTTACCGAAGGAGAGCATTATACAACCTTAGCGACCGAACAGAGCAAGTCACAGAAGGTTACCGAGTTTTTCTCTTTTTACTGCCCTCATTGTTTCCGCTTTGAGCCAATTGCAAAGGCGATTGAAAAGAACTTACCTGAGGGAGCTCACTTTGAAAAAAGCCATGTAAACTTTTTGCGTGGTATCCCTACAGAAACTCAGAGTAATCTTAGTTATGCCTATATTATTGCTGAACAAGCAGGCAAAGCGGATGTTATCGCTGAAAAGATTTTTAATGCTATTCATGTTGAAAGAAACAAACTGTTAGACATTAAAGATTTAAAAACGTTAATGGAGTTGAATGGTATATCTGCTGAAAAGTTTGACCAGGCTGTAACGAGCATACCAGTGATTAGTGCCGAAAATAACATGCTTAAAGCACAAGAAAAGTTTTCTGAAGCAGGGGCACTTACGGGTGTTCCAACTTTTATCGTAAATGACAAGTACAGAATCGAGATGAAAGGTATCAAGAGTCAAGAACAGCTTGATGAATTGATCGCATATCTATTAAAAAAATAA
- a CDS encoding thiol:disulfide interchange protein DsbA/DsbL — MLKVLKGLAVALMFPLLAQAAPYEEGVHYEVIAERGTKKPEVMEYFSFYCPACNAMENLIVDVKPKLDEGVKFKKSHIDFVGPREPEIQQMLAQALATAEVLPQKDKIIAAMFNHIHGKRAKINELADVKDIFIAQGVEAEKFDKLYASFAVRTKTSKMQRMQKTLSDKGALTGVPTFIVNGKYKLLLRESGTTKADQIAALVNYLAKQ; from the coding sequence ATGTTGAAAGTATTAAAAGGCTTAGCGGTTGCACTAATGTTTCCTCTTTTAGCTCAGGCTGCACCATATGAAGAGGGTGTACATTATGAAGTTATTGCGGAGCGTGGTACGAAAAAGCCTGAGGTGATGGAGTATTTTTCTTTTTATTGTCCAGCCTGTAACGCGATGGAAAACTTAATCGTTGATGTTAAACCAAAACTGGACGAGGGCGTTAAATTTAAAAAGAGTCATATAGATTTTGTTGGACCAAGGGAGCCTGAGATCCAACAGATGTTGGCGCAAGCGCTTGCGACTGCTGAAGTACTACCACAAAAAGACAAGATAATTGCAGCCATGTTTAACCATATTCATGGCAAGCGTGCAAAAATCAATGAGCTTGCTGACGTAAAGGATATCTTTATCGCGCAAGGCGTAGAAGCTGAAAAGTTCGATAAATTGTACGCAAGCTTTGCCGTCCGTACTAAAACATCGAAAATGCAGCGTATGCAAAAAACACTGTCAGACAAAGGTGCACTTACAGGCGTGCCAACGTTTATCGTGAATGGTAAATACAAGTTGTTGTTACGTGAATCAGGAACAACCAAAGCTGACCAAATTGCTGCGCTGGTAAATTATTTAGCAAAGCAATAA